The proteins below are encoded in one region of Sphingobium yanoikuyae:
- a CDS encoding GNAT family N-acetyltransferase, with protein sequence MDFRDASPADAPLIAAMHVDSWRIAYAHIMDPAYLAGGIEAERLATWTQRLEHPAPGQRIIIAERDGQPMGFTCIIGGADDRWGTLVDNLHALPAARGTGLGTALLARGAEWAIEGWPQTGLFLWCYSDNQAARGFYASRGGVEVEDWDKPGPDGRTLPEKRIYWADPAILIR encoded by the coding sequence ATGGATTTTCGTGACGCTTCCCCCGCCGACGCCCCGCTGATCGCCGCCATGCATGTGGACAGCTGGCGCATCGCCTATGCCCATATCATGGACCCGGCCTATCTGGCCGGCGGGATCGAGGCGGAACGGCTGGCCACCTGGACGCAGCGGCTCGAACATCCGGCGCCGGGCCAGCGCATCATCATCGCCGAACGGGACGGGCAGCCGATGGGCTTCACCTGCATCATCGGCGGGGCCGATGATCGCTGGGGCACGCTGGTCGACAATCTCCACGCCCTGCCCGCCGCGCGCGGCACGGGCCTTGGCACGGCATTGCTGGCGCGCGGGGCGGAATGGGCGATCGAGGGCTGGCCGCAGACCGGCCTGTTTCTGTGGTGCTACAGCGACAACCAGGCCGCGCGCGGCTTCTACGCCTCGCGCGGCGGGGTCGAGGTCGAGGATTGGGACAAGCCCGGCCCGGACGGCCGGACCCTGCCGGAAAAGCGCATCTACTGGGCTGATCCGGCAATCCTGATCCGATAA
- a CDS encoding queuosine precursor transporter yields MTSSPAPLTRSLFVFSILYGGMVCMAGVLGVKQVALGPLAVEAGIFAFLLLVIISSAVSELHGQKTATALVRLGFVPLLVSAALIHIVIALPHDPGMYPPAVDAFPIVVGQGSRMMLAGLISYGTSQTLNVFIFSRLAGGEGRLVWLRGMVASVVSQIVDTLLFITISFYGERPIMDLMVGQMITKVLLSIILVPPLISAAVALGRRLDR; encoded by the coding sequence ATGACTTCATCGCCCGCGCCGCTGACCCGCTCCCTCTTCGTCTTTTCCATCCTTTATGGCGGCATGGTCTGCATGGCCGGCGTGCTGGGGGTGAAACAGGTCGCCCTGGGGCCGCTCGCGGTGGAGGCCGGCATCTTCGCCTTCCTGCTGCTGGTCATCATTTCCAGCGCCGTGTCGGAACTGCACGGGCAAAAGACCGCGACCGCGCTGGTGCGCCTGGGCTTCGTGCCGCTGCTGGTGTCGGCCGCGTTGATCCATATCGTCATTGCCCTGCCGCATGATCCGGGCATGTATCCGCCTGCCGTCGATGCCTTCCCGATCGTCGTGGGACAGGGATCGCGCATGATGCTGGCGGGCCTCATTTCCTATGGCACGTCGCAGACGCTCAACGTCTTCATCTTCTCGCGACTGGCCGGCGGCGAGGGCCGTCTGGTCTGGCTGCGCGGCATGGTGGCCAGCGTCGTGTCGCAGATCGTCGATACCCTGCTGTTCATCACCATCTCCTTCTATGGCGAGCGGCCGATCATGGACCTGATGGTCGGGCAGATGATTACCAAGGTGCTGCTGTCGATCATCCTGGTGCCGCCGCTCATCTCGGCCGCGGTCGCATTGGGCCGTCGCCTCGATCGATAA
- the argB gene encoding acetylglutamate kinase, translating into MRARMTSNYAPDPALLAKAETLVEALPYMQRYAGKTFVVKYGGHAMGDPEAARDFAEDVVLMKAVGINVVVVHGGGPQIGAMLKKLGVESQFVNGLRVTDKETAQIAEMVLAGSINKEIVGWISGAGGRAVGISGKDGGLVLCEKVGHSRAPDPNSGIERHVDLGFVGDPVSVDRRILDTLTQDGIIPVVAPVGIGADGHTYNVNADTMAGAIAAELQASRFFLLTDVPGVLNKDKELLTDLDPAAIHALQVDGTITGGMIPKLETCVKAVESGVDAAVILDGRVPHAMLLEIFTDRGAGTLIRK; encoded by the coding sequence ATGCGCGCGCGCATGACCAGCAACTACGCCCCCGATCCCGCGCTCCTCGCGAAGGCCGAAACCCTTGTCGAGGCGCTGCCCTATATGCAGCGCTATGCGGGCAAGACCTTCGTCGTGAAATATGGCGGCCACGCCATGGGCGATCCGGAGGCGGCACGCGACTTCGCCGAGGACGTCGTCCTGATGAAGGCGGTCGGCATCAATGTCGTCGTCGTCCATGGCGGCGGGCCGCAGATCGGCGCGATGCTCAAGAAGCTGGGCGTCGAATCGCAGTTCGTGAACGGCCTGCGCGTCACCGACAAGGAAACCGCCCAGATCGCCGAAATGGTGCTGGCCGGCTCCATCAACAAGGAAATCGTCGGCTGGATCAGCGGCGCGGGTGGCCGTGCGGTCGGCATCTCGGGCAAGGATGGCGGCCTCGTCCTGTGCGAGAAGGTCGGCCACAGCCGCGCGCCCGATCCCAATTCGGGCATTGAGCGCCATGTCGACCTGGGCTTTGTCGGCGATCCGGTCTCGGTCGATCGTCGCATCCTCGACACGCTGACCCAGGACGGCATCATTCCGGTGGTCGCGCCCGTGGGCATCGGCGCCGATGGCCATACCTATAATGTCAATGCCGACACCATGGCCGGCGCGATCGCCGCCGAGCTGCAGGCGTCGCGCTTCTTCCTGCTGACCGACGTGCCGGGCGTGCTCAACAAGGACAAGGAATTGCTGACCGATCTCGATCCGGCGGCGATCCATGCGTTGCAGGTCGACGGCACCATCACCGGCGGCATGATCCCGAAGCTGGAAACCTGCGTCAAGGCGGTCGAGAGCGGCGTCGATGCCGCCGTCATCCTGGACGGCCGGGTGCCGCATGCGATGCTGCTGGAAATCTTCACCGATCGCGGTGCGGGCACGCTGATCCGCAAATAA